The sequence TTCGTGATTACAATTTGAACAAAGTTGCCGCTCGACAGCTGGTTTTACATTACTGTAACGAATAAAATTTAGTTCtggtcactccagcagcatttttcaaaatttatgctgttatagcaacaacaataatcatTTGGTCAGAAACTCGTCCGATATAGGTAGTTCCACAACCACCACATCTGCCTAATTTGACTCCTTTGAGACTTCTGGCTATTCAATAAACAACATACAAATAGTATGGGATTCAGTATGTTTTGAGACATCAGAAGAATGTTGGCGTAAGTTTAACATTTTACGCAATGTTGGGATGATTGCTTTAAGTGGGATTAAATAGATGcggaaaaatgtaattaaataatatatttttgttttgtttttagtagtGGATGCGCCTCGTCAGCTAATGGGAAATCTCccagcgtatttctgccatgaaaaagctcctcataaaaaccattcgcctttcggagtcggcttaaaactgtagctccctctatttgtggaaaaagaTCAAGACGAGAGCCAGAAAATAGCAGGAAAAGCTCCGCTCAACTCCTAATAgaagtgttcgcgccaatttatttattttaactaaagaataaataaaacaaaaaataaatcacattTACTCGTATGACCCagtagaaaaacttaaaaatttatactAGCACAAAGTGCataaacatcaaaaatatccaaaacatttattttattaattgtatCACTCTTATATTCTCTTACAAATAAATCCAACTACGATTACATTGGCAGCTCTCCATTTCGTAATTTATTTTCTGATATCTCTTCATTAATTTCATTATACTTTGACCGTTAATCACTTGCAATCTAATTGCTCCGGCTCTCTTCTATTCGCTTCAAGTCGCTCTTTAACATAGTTACCAAACGATTCAACACCCACTTTATTATTCACCCTGTAGTAAGGCAATAGCCTCAAACGTCTCAACCATGCGGCGAGATTTGGGAATCTATTCCCATCCACTGGCGCAAAGATCTCTGCACTGGTGACAGACGCTAGTGCACACAAATCGGCGATAGTCATTAACCCACCACACATATACTGCGAGATAGTTTTATCTAAACCATCATAAGCCATTTGCATATATTCAACTTTATAGTCTTCAATATCCTTAGCACCAAAGTAGATAACTGGTTCGACCATAACGCGAAGGCGTGGGAATAAATGGCTAGCATCATAGTAGAGACGTGTCTGAATTTCTCTCCGCTTCACCTCATCTTTGGGATAGAGACTGTTATTTGGCGAATATGTGTCCACAAGATAAGCGCAAATTACGTGTGAATCGGTGACGACAGTACCGTTATCATCCAACACTGGAATAGTGTGCAGAGGGTTGAGTTTAAGGAAATCAGGTTTAAGATGATCGCCATCCTTCAAATTCATTAAtctataagaaaataaatattaaacattaaataggcagcatacatataaaatgaatagatgtacatatgtatgtatgccaatACTTACTGCAAATCTAATTCCACTCCGATAGCGCCAGCTGTTAAAAGTACCGCACGACATGGCGCGCTGCGCGGCGAGTAGTACAAAACAGGTTTAACTACCATTTTAACTTTGTTGGTTAGACTCAACTCCAATGTTAAATGAGTgctaaaaaatgaaacaaaattagcGACATAAAACTTaacaataattatgtaaaataaatttggtaAATAAATTCGAAGTAAGCCTTGTTAAGTCCACTCTAAATGATAGACTTGTCGCTCATCAAGTGTCAACGTTTTGATGGCTGGTTTTTGGctgaaattatttgtttatcttttctaaatttataaatttgtattttatcagtattttatgcattttactAAGGCTCTGATAAAGAAGTTACTATGTTCTaagagtatttttcaagcagaaataaATGTACCGTTATCAAAAATATAAAGCACGgcaattagaaatttaaaactCGCAAAATTGCTGCTACTAACAGATCAAATATTCActaatatacttatacacacacCAGTACTCTTCGCTGCTCACTTTGTGACTGAGCCATACTCCTTACGAACTTATATGTTTAGTAGGCCGTCGACAGCATGAGTGCGTGTAGATTGCGTCATAACGTTAATATATGAATGTGAAGGAGAGAGGAACGATCGAGTTACTCACTATTGGCGTTGCCGGTTTTATAGATTTAAATCCAAAACTGGTAGCTTCTTAGAAAAGCATCTGAATTTCTTAACAAATTATTTGAATGCATTTGATTGACTAGTTTTGCTGTCTCTCTCAGTTACTTCGATTTTGCGTCAGATTAATGCCGGTATTTAGTAAGCAATCTCTAGGCACAAATAGAAATTTTCTGCTGTGAGATCTTGTTTTTAGAGCAGTTGCTATTCAGCAAGAGTTCTCTAGTCTCTAGTCTGAAAAAATAGTACCTATATTGTTAGCGAACTTTTAGCAGGaaacattttcttataaaaaaaacgttaaaatgaAGCgaggtttattttaaatttaatcaaattaagTTGGGCAAAGCCTCCAGTCAATAGGGgtttccataaatttttgtgaaaagctgagagtatttattatcttcaaatataatattcatGCTCATGCATGaatgtacaaaaattttgttttaataaaaaaataaaaaaaatggtgggGCTACAGCTGTTCATACGTGCCTCCTTAAATTTGCGCCGTGGAATATACAGCCTCTTGTAATCGAATGAAATCAACCagacaaaaaattttcttcaaaataactttgtacttacctatttttaacgacaaaaaaaatgaaaacttgtagagaaaatgaaaaaaaataacactatttattataacaaattgatcaaaacaatatttttagtgataattaatataaaatttgaggtaAATACAAAGGCCAATATGTTAAAAAGGATCGCTGTGAAATTTAAGTTGATATCTTGATTACATTTTGAGTTACATATATTCGGCAGCGCAGAAAAAAcgcatttcgagaaaaacgcgatcAATTTTGTCGTTCTTACTCACCTTTCGTTCGGCGCTCATCACATCACTGACTTGATAGAAACTTTTTAGACTTCCTATTAAGCTTAAACCATTGAAGAGATATTCCCTAGATGGTCagtgaatttttaaagcaaaaagaaCAATCGAAAATTTGAAAGAGCTGGAGGAGTTGCCCCGCTTAATTTATTTACCCTTTTGAGTCATTTAGATCCAATATGCATAGAAATACTACAGTAAAAGATTGCTGATCTTTTCACCTtttttacttatacatatttgtaataatcgattcggatctaTCAAAAAGGCGGCGCACACGCATTGACAGCTATGCTTTCAAAATTGTAAgatacttcgtttatctagggaCCAGCAAAAacatcgataacaatgtcagtatGACATAGTGCAAACGCtacggttctgaaagtattcgatgtgataccagctggtggtaatagaggaagacctccttccccttagaaagatcaggtggagtagGAATCGTCTTCAGGGAAACGAATGTATCGCTCCATCGCTCCGACGCTCAACTGATcgtcttttgacaacgcgcttgaagaaaattggaCTCGACAGATGTAAGCAGTTTCTTCGGTGGCATGCGGTCAAAGGccgtgaaaatattatatatttttaatacataagcaaaacgacaaaaactATGCTAAATCTACTGAAGACACTGAAAATGTTGATCCAAGTGCCAAATGTTCTTGAGCGTGGCCAGTATCCAGCCTCGgtatggtttggtggggagtgtcttgtaaaggcgttacatctcttcatttccaCGAAAAAAGGGTTAAGATCTGGGCCAATGTGTACCAGGAGGagttcttagaaggcgtggtgaagccaTTGAGCAGTACTCTTTCAATGGAGAGCTTTGGATCTTTCAGctagattccgctccagcccataaggtaAAAACCACCAAGCAGTGGCTAAAACATTATTTCTCTGTTCATAGCCGCAGATTATTGGCCGTATGGAGTCAAAATCTGAATTTATTGAACTATAGTTTGTGGTCAGGATCGGAGAGTATGGCCTGTCGaaaacctcacagaaatttagaGAGTCTCAAATAATAGCTGAATGACCTAATCGTTTGacggcttgtgtaaaagcaaatggtggccatttcgaatgaaatctAATAATATAGTGGTAGACCAGTATTTActtgattaaataaaagtaacttcattaaaaagtattataatttcatatccatAACggacttgtaacagaacttatggcaggacaaagtatatatttatatactgcgcaaaattaatcatccaattttggtttttaataatttttattagtcgctgaatgggttggtgcgtgactaccattcggaattcacagagagaacgtaggttcgaatctcggtgggacaccaaaattaagaaaaacatttttctaatagcagtcggccctcggcaggcaatggcaaacctccgattgtatttctgccatgaaaaagctcctcataaaaataaaaaaaatatctgccgtcggCTTGAATCTGcaggccctccatttgtggagcaatatcaagacgcacaccacaaataggaggatgagctcggccaaacacccaaagaaggatgtacgtgccaattatacacatacatatatatactatatatttataaataaaaaaaaaagaaatgcttgtctatttgtatactgtattaaatatttaaaattttctgataGGGTGGTTAATTTTGGGCCCCTTGTTCATGCataaattttcttccaaaaaaatgtaacaaagtgaaaaaaagtcttttaaatacttataaataaaaataaaaattaagagacTCGAAATCCAGTCAAGTGTTACGCTCCCTGGATTTTTTTTCGTTCATAATTCCCGAAAcgaattacatatatatacaaaatttaacccAACCTGGTGTGtgtgaatggaataaaattgcTGTCGATTATACTTACATACGTTTTTACAATAGTGAGAAGGTTTATGAAGCTGggtttttaaaaatgtgtttttttgagaTGGCAGCACAGCTTGCTACAACTGAGCATAGCAGAATTATGCTAATTCAATGTAATTGACTTTGCGCTCTGCAATAAGAGAACAGCTTTATACATAATTTCTCATACTTGAATCTCGAAAcgttttatacatatacatatatattggatCTATCGCTACTTTGAAGGCAATAAAATAACTGGgagtatttacatataatataatatgttaaATTTCATAATGTTAAACTCAAAATGTTAAACTTTTCCATTATGTTAAAATTTCTGTTGAGCAACTGTTGATAGGCTTAACTCATATGTTAAAGGGCTTGGTTATTAAACCCAATTGACGAAAGTAGATCACGAAAATTTtcgttttgcttttgctttgctGTTTTGCTTTGTGTTTCTATTTTTTGCACAATACAAGCGgacaaaacaactttttttctggttttctgAAGTTAGGCATAGTAAAAGACTTATCTATTCTTCGCTTTTAAAGtttgcttttgctgtttttcGCCGATAAGTAAGTTTTGaagaatttaattgattttacgaGAAGCAGATGATAGCAGAGAATGGTTTGTCAACAACAAATTGTATACTACTCGAGCAGTCCAGAGCAGTGAGAGTGTTTTTGTCCATCATAGGTATACGTaccatttttatacaaaaaaaaaattcatatggtTAACACTCAACTGGATTAATTTAAGAAGATATGATGCTGATATGAGCAAGAGGGGCGTTTTCACTTAAATGTGATGCACTTTGAATGACCAAGGGCAGTAAAATGAGAATCTGATGGGAGATTAAATTTGAGGCTTAATGCGAAAAAATCATTACATATATGAGAAAATAACTAAGAATATTCCCTTTTGAACTTgatttttgttaacattttttgtttcttattaattaatattcatGAAGTAAAAAGGCTGTGATGTTCaacaaaagtttttctaattgcaatttatagtaaatttatgAACCAATTAAATACACCTGTACCTCGCTTTACACGGTAGATGCGTTCCTGACAAAACCGTGTAAGtcgaatgaaaaaatttcatatgggAAAACCGTGTAAAGTGAAAAAGagtataaataagttttttaagacATTTATTGAACTTAAAACATAGCTTTATACAGTTAATAAGACATAAAAGAAACATTTAAGTCATAAAAAACAGAGAAATAGGTAAAACCAAATtcattccattaaaaaaaatatatgtgccatactttgtaataaataaaagaaaatttggataataatatcaataaataCGTACGGTTCATCCCTATTTTTAAGCAAACTTAATCACCATCACTTTCGACTATTAGTTTCCTCTTACGAAATTGTAATATCTGACTCATCACTGGATAAAATAATCTCATTGGAtttttgttctgcatttactgaATTGGTTGCCGTCATAGTttgatgagaatttttttttggaaaaaattctgaaataagTTTTTGTTGCTTACTTTTATTTGACATATCTTTGTAGACTCCTTCATATTGCTTTAATAAAACATTAACACCTCGTTGAAATTTAAGACCACGATCTAAATAACATCTCCTTCTTGAAAATGGTTTCCTAGCTTTCTTCCTAGTACAAGTCCCTCGTCAACAAATTTAGCTGTGAATACATTGGATTCATTGTTTTCGATGTTAGATTCAAAGTCATATTCAACACTATTTTCCTCACAACTTTTAACCATTTCAATTAAGTCGTCTGTATTTAGTTCCTGATCTTGCATTAATTCTTTAATATCTGCTTGAGTTATATCGTCAAAGTATTCTCCACCCAATTCTTGACCCAACTCAATTATCCGAGAATACTCTTCCTCCGAAGCTACGCTACTATTCTCACCGTTAAATACCCCATCACCATCAAGCCAT is a genomic window of Anastrepha ludens isolate Willacy chromosome 6, idAnaLude1.1, whole genome shotgun sequence containing:
- the LOC128867747 gene encoding glutathione S-transferase 1, producing MVVKPVLYYSPRSAPCRAVLLTAGAIGVELDLQLMNLKDGDHLKPDFLKLNPLHTIPVLDDNGTVVTDSHVICAYLVDTYSPNNSLYPKDEVKRREIQTRLYYDASHLFPRLRVMVEPVIYFGAKDIEDYKVEYMQMAYDGLDKTISQYMCGGLMTIADLCALASVTSAEIFAPVDGNRFPNLAAWLRRLRLLPYYRVNNKVGVESFGNYVKERLEANRREPEQLDCK